One window of the Prionailurus viverrinus isolate Anna unplaced genomic scaffold, UM_Priviv_1.0 scaffold_50, whole genome shotgun sequence genome contains the following:
- the LOC125159439 gene encoding late cornified envelope protein 1D-like, translated as MSCQQNQQQCQPPPKCPPKCPAPKCPPKCPPVSSCCNVSSGGCCGSSSGGGGCCSSGGGGCCSSGGGGCCLSHHRRRRSHCHRHQSSDCCSQPSGGSGCCSQPSRGSSCCGGSSGQSSGGCC; from the coding sequence ATGTCCTGCCAGCAGAACCAGCAACAGTGCCAGCCCCCTCCCAAGTGTCCCCCCAAGTGTCCTGCCCCCAAGTGCCCCCCCAAGTGTCCCCCAGTCTCTTCCTGCTGCAATGTCAGTTCTGGgggctgctgtggctccagctctgggggcgggggctgtTGTAGCTCTGGGGGTGGTGGCTGCTGTAGCTCTGGGGGTGGTGGCTGCTGTCTGAGCCACCACAGGCGACGCAGGTCCCACTGCCACAGGCACCAGAGCTCTGACTGCTGCAGCCAGCCCTCAGGGGGCTCTGGATGCTGCAGCCAGCCCTCAAGGGGCTCCAGCTGCTGTGGAGGGAGCAGCGGTCAGTCATCTGGAGGCTGCTGCTGA
- the LCE6A gene encoding LOW QUALITY PROTEIN: late cornified envelope protein 6A (The sequence of the model RefSeq protein was modified relative to this genomic sequence to represent the inferred CDS: substituted 1 base at 1 genomic stop codon) encodes MSQQKQQYWEPPIAPKCTPPQCPNPSLPAYSAPFCDLHPGVQVSDSSSQKPGDQSLGHSQRARCKKPCCLSGATVYHIKEEECXGLAVNATP; translated from the coding sequence ATGTCACAGCAGAAGCAGCAATATTGGGAGCCCCCTATTGCTCCCAAATGTACCCCTCCCCAGTGCCCaaacccctccctccctgcctacTCTGCTCCTTTCTGTGACCTCCATCCAGGAGTCCAGGTCAGTGATTCCAGTTCCCAGAAGCCAGGAGATCAGAGTCTGGGACACTCTCAGAGGGCTCGCTGCAAGAAACCCTGCTGCCTCAGTGGTGCCACAGTCTACCACATCAAAGAGGAGGAGTGCTAAG